Proteins encoded together in one Bacteroides ovatus window:
- a CDS encoding DUF5723 family protein, with protein sequence MATNKLLWSSKLIGVFFIMLVCTLSANAQFLRTSYFMEGTHYRQQLNPALTPTKGYFNLPVIGAVNATVGSTSLGYQDIIDIIDDGDDFYTKPDFMNRLKDNNKLNVNFSTEILSAGWYKGKNFWSFNIGLRTDIGANLTKNMFTFLNEMETVEENWRNSNYDISGQQLNINAYTEIGLGLSRQINSRLTVGARVKALLGIGNMELKLNRVAMSANLPSDQQINQWSSESYWNSMTPSQAAQAAQELKDKFNNYHANLTVGAELKSSFKGLELQEEEGKDYVTDFDFDSGKLGIAGYGFGIDLGASYKILDNLTVSASVLDLGFISWSKSSTKIASANPDPIDIKGSTYANMVDPNNPNTVMNAVNQLQNDAQGYMDRVTNGDVLDYDMLQLEVSDAKESRKSRLASILVLGAEYGFFNNKLAVGVLSTTRFVQPDALTELTFSANYRPKSWFNVALSYSAIQSAGKSFGLGLKLGPLFVGTDYMFLGKNSNSVNGFVGVSIPLGGRKASKEG encoded by the coding sequence ATGGCAACGAACAAGCTATTATGGTCTTCTAAGCTCATTGGGGTATTTTTTATTATGTTGGTTTGCACTCTTTCTGCAAATGCACAGTTTTTACGTACTTCCTATTTCATGGAAGGTACTCACTATCGTCAACAACTGAATCCGGCTTTAACACCGACTAAAGGTTACTTCAATCTTCCGGTGATCGGTGCTGTTAATGCAACGGTTGGTTCTACTTCGTTAGGCTATCAGGATATCATTGATATTATTGATGATGGCGATGATTTCTACACCAAACCGGATTTCATGAATCGTCTGAAAGATAATAATAAATTGAATGTGAACTTCAGTACAGAAATTCTTTCTGCAGGATGGTATAAAGGAAAAAACTTTTGGTCATTCAATATCGGTCTTCGTACAGATATCGGTGCTAACCTGACAAAGAATATGTTTACCTTCTTGAATGAGATGGAAACAGTTGAAGAAAACTGGAGAAATAGTAACTATGATATTAGTGGTCAGCAATTGAACATTAATGCTTATACTGAAATTGGTTTAGGACTTTCACGTCAGATTAATAGCCGTTTGACAGTTGGTGCTAGAGTGAAAGCTTTATTGGGTATTGGTAACATGGAGTTGAAACTTAATAGAGTTGCAATGAGCGCTAATTTACCTAGTGATCAACAAATAAATCAGTGGTCAAGTGAGAGCTATTGGAATTCTATGACCCCTTCACAGGCAGCACAGGCAGCACAAGAATTAAAGGATAAGTTTAATAACTATCATGCAAACTTGACTGTTGGTGCCGAACTGAAAAGTTCTTTCAAAGGCTTGGAATTGCAAGAAGAAGAGGGTAAAGATTATGTAACTGACTTTGATTTCGATAGCGGTAAATTGGGTATAGCTGGGTACGGTTTTGGTATCGATTTAGGAGCTTCTTATAAAATATTGGATAATCTGACTGTATCTGCTTCTGTTCTTGACTTAGGTTTTATCTCTTGGTCAAAATCAAGTACAAAGATTGCATCTGCTAATCCGGATCCGATTGATATTAAAGGAAGTACCTATGCAAATATGGTTGATCCGAATAATCCGAATACTGTTATGAACGCTGTAAATCAGTTGCAGAATGACGCTCAAGGATATATGGACCGTGTAACAAATGGTGATGTACTTGACTATGACATGTTGCAACTCGAAGTAAGCGATGCTAAAGAATCTCGTAAATCTCGTCTTGCTTCTATCCTAGTATTAGGTGCAGAATATGGATTCTTCAATAACAAATTAGCAGTGGGTGTATTGTCAACCACTCGTTTTGTACAGCCTGATGCTCTTACAGAATTAACATTCTCTGCAAACTACCGTCCGAAAAGCTGGTTCAATGTAGCACTTAGTTACTCAGCTATCCAGTCAGCCGGTAAATCTTTCGGTCTGGGTCTGAAATTAGGTCCTCTGTTTGTCGGAACTGACTATATGTTCTTAGGCAAGAACTCTAACTCTGTGAATGGATTCGTTGGAGTTTCTATTCCGTTGGGCGGAAGAAAAGCAAGTAAAGAAGGATAA
- a CDS encoding magnesium transporter CorA family protein, which yields MRTYLYCEAGFVEKAQWLPNSWVNVVCPNNDDFEFLTQTLNVPESFLNDIADTDERPRTDTEGNWLLTILRIPVQNKQNGSLPFDTVPIGIITNNEIIVSVCYHNTDLLPDFIEHTRRKGIVVRNKLDLIFRIIYSSAVWFLKYLKQINIDISAAEKELERSIRNEDLLRLMRLQKTLVYFNTSIRGNEVMIGKLRTIFQDTDYLDTELVEDVIIELKQALNTVNIYSDILTGTMDAFASIISNNVNTIMKRMTSLSIVLMLPTLIASFYGMNVDIHLEEVPFAFSLIVLFSIGLSTLAFVIFRKIKWF from the coding sequence ATGAGAACGTATCTTTATTGTGAAGCCGGCTTTGTGGAAAAAGCTCAATGGCTTCCTAACAGCTGGGTAAATGTAGTATGCCCAAATAATGATGACTTTGAATTTCTAACTCAAACTCTCAACGTACCCGAATCATTTCTTAATGACATAGCCGATACGGACGAACGTCCGCGTACGGATACGGAAGGTAACTGGTTATTGACCATTCTTCGTATCCCTGTGCAGAACAAGCAGAACGGCAGCCTGCCCTTCGACACTGTACCGATTGGAATAATCACCAATAACGAGATTATTGTGTCCGTCTGTTATCACAACACCGATTTGCTACCGGATTTCATAGAGCATACCCGTCGAAAAGGGATTGTTGTACGCAACAAGCTGGATCTGATTTTTCGGATCATCTATTCTTCTGCCGTATGGTTCCTGAAATACCTAAAGCAGATAAACATAGACATCAGCGCCGCAGAAAAGGAACTGGAACGAAGCATCCGCAACGAGGACCTGCTCCGGCTGATGAGACTGCAGAAAACATTGGTCTACTTCAATACTTCCATCCGTGGAAATGAAGTAATGATAGGAAAATTAAGGACTATTTTCCAGGATACGGATTATCTGGACACTGAACTAGTGGAAGATGTGATTATCGAATTGAAACAGGCACTTAACACGGTGAATATTTACAGTGACATTCTCACGGGAACGATGGATGCTTTTGCCTCCATTATCTCCAATAACGTGAATACAATCATGAAACGCATGACAAGTCTGTCCATCGTCCTGATGCTCCCGACATTGATTGCCAGTTTCTATGGTATGAATGTGGATATTCATCTGGAAGAGGTACCCTTTGCTTTCTCTTTGATCGTACTATTTTCCATCGGATTGTCAACTCTTGCGTTTGTGATATTCCGGAAGATAAAATGGTTCTAA
- a CDS encoding TlpA family protein disulfide reductase encodes MKTTLFCILLLLSGIVSAQTIDHPPFKARSGSISNITRIERTPENTRVYIHAIFRPHWWIMEDGDTYLEDAATGKKYLFKSAEGIELKKEVYMPDSGTMDYVLVFEPLPSETQTIHFLNPTDPEGNIYDISLVPQKRKDSSPLATIKGNWFKTDGSGSWEYGVYDSISILNNRIYTNANIRKKGKRIEMTLKDRESQEEMTLSFTPQKDGTCKIQQKGAEELVYSKERTPITQVAAEPDFKQFFRQDSTYLQGYINGYDPRLGFDTGLIYLSNELTREDYPTVIQIAPNGSFSCRFIINHPIESSVVLGHNWIPFYIEPGQTLTMYIDWEAVMARSRARDRYFPIRNTAYMGPSASLSYLLKDFDNLITYRYEDLSKSQKTLTPDQYKEHMKPIIAQWKQVADSVSQIYQPSLKAVHLIKNKVDLQAGSMLFDFLMSRDYYAKQDSTNQALKVKEDDSYYSFLKNMPLNDVTVLANTNASTFINRFEYMDLFRKAYSDQSFSPSDSIDYTYPKKPLLTFLKEKGVKLNKEQEAIRLRQEKLAGTTAKIIMRQLIAENEKMASLYEKEQKLIQEYVALYSEKKEESQQDKDRIFIKMNQKYDFKKDSIIAQLYPTPNPLLWQIAKVRSLNFNLGNIKDSQIAHEYVDSIKQIFTEPFLASEAERVLEKTHPKDRARSYQLPDGKATEVFRNIIKNHSGKVLFVDFWATTCGPCRAGIEATADLRKKYKDHPEFQFIYITSQKDSPEKDYKKYIGKNLKGEACYYVSEAEFNYLRQLFQFNGIPHYELVEKDGSISKERLSSYNIRKYLDNHFEGKAE; translated from the coding sequence ATGAAAACAACTTTATTTTGTATCTTACTTTTGTTATCGGGTATAGTATCCGCACAAACAATCGACCATCCTCCTTTCAAAGCCCGATCAGGAAGTATTTCTAACATCACCCGCATAGAGCGCACTCCCGAGAACACAAGAGTATATATTCATGCTATCTTCCGCCCGCACTGGTGGATCATGGAGGATGGAGATACCTATCTGGAAGATGCCGCAACCGGCAAGAAATATCTGTTCAAAAGTGCTGAAGGTATCGAACTCAAAAAAGAAGTCTATATGCCGGATTCAGGAACGATGGATTATGTGCTGGTTTTCGAGCCGTTACCGTCAGAAACACAGACCATTCATTTTCTCAATCCTACTGACCCCGAAGGCAATATTTATGACATATCGCTGGTCCCGCAAAAGAGGAAAGATTCTTCTCCACTAGCCACCATCAAAGGCAATTGGTTCAAGACAGACGGTTCCGGTTCATGGGAATATGGAGTTTACGACTCCATCAGCATTCTGAATAACCGGATATACACCAATGCAAATATCCGAAAAAAGGGAAAGCGGATTGAAATGACTTTAAAAGATAGAGAGAGTCAGGAGGAAATGACTTTATCATTCACCCCGCAAAAAGACGGCACGTGTAAGATTCAGCAGAAAGGAGCGGAAGAATTAGTGTACAGCAAGGAGAGAACTCCGATTACACAGGTTGCTGCAGAACCTGATTTTAAGCAATTCTTCCGCCAGGATTCAACTTATCTGCAAGGGTATATAAACGGATACGATCCTCGTTTAGGATTTGACACCGGTCTTATTTATCTGTCAAATGAACTGACCCGTGAAGATTATCCGACCGTCATCCAGATAGCCCCGAACGGTAGTTTTAGCTGTCGATTTATCATTAATCATCCGATAGAATCATCGGTAGTACTAGGACACAACTGGATTCCATTCTATATTGAACCCGGACAAACTCTCACCATGTATATCGACTGGGAAGCTGTAATGGCACGCAGCCGTGCACGCGATCGTTACTTCCCTATCAGGAACACAGCATATATGGGTCCATCCGCCTCTCTCTCCTACCTGCTGAAAGACTTTGATAACCTGATAACCTATCGCTATGAGGACTTATCGAAATCACAAAAGACATTAACTCCCGACCAATACAAGGAGCACATGAAGCCTATCATTGCACAATGGAAACAGGTTGCAGACTCTGTAAGCCAAATCTATCAGCCCTCTCTCAAGGCAGTTCATCTGATAAAGAACAAGGTAGATTTGCAAGCCGGAAGTATGCTTTTTGATTTCTTGATGAGCAGAGATTATTACGCAAAGCAAGATAGCACCAATCAGGCGCTGAAAGTAAAGGAAGACGATTCCTATTACAGTTTCTTGAAAAATATGCCACTCAATGATGTAACCGTACTTGCAAACACAAACGCAAGTACATTTATCAACCGTTTCGAATATATGGACCTGTTCCGGAAAGCATATTCCGACCAGTCTTTTTCTCCATCAGACAGCATTGATTATACTTATCCGAAGAAACCTCTATTGACTTTCCTTAAAGAAAAAGGTGTGAAACTAAATAAGGAGCAGGAAGCAATAAGACTTAGACAGGAGAAGTTGGCCGGAACTACTGCCAAAATTATAATGAGGCAGCTAATTGCAGAGAACGAGAAGATGGCATCGCTCTATGAAAAAGAACAAAAACTCATACAAGAATATGTGGCATTATATTCCGAGAAAAAGGAAGAATCCCAGCAGGATAAGGATAGAATCTTTATAAAAATGAACCAGAAATATGATTTCAAGAAAGATTCCATCATTGCACAATTATATCCTACTCCCAACCCTTTGCTCTGGCAAATAGCCAAAGTGCGGAGCCTTAATTTTAATTTAGGAAATATCAAAGACAGCCAAATAGCTCATGAATATGTGGATAGCATCAAACAAATATTCACCGAACCGTTTCTCGCATCAGAAGCTGAACGAGTGCTGGAAAAGACACACCCGAAAGATAGGGCAAGATCTTATCAGTTGCCTGATGGAAAAGCGACTGAAGTATTCCGCAACATCATAAAGAATCATTCAGGTAAGGTTCTGTTTGTCGATTTCTGGGCAACGACTTGTGGCCCTTGTCGTGCAGGAATAGAGGCAACTGCCGATTTACGCAAAAAATATAAAGATCATCCGGAGTTTCAATTCATCTATATCACAAGTCAGAAAGATTCGCCCGAGAAAGACTACAAAAAATATATAGGGAAGAATCTAAAAGGAGAAGCCTGTTATTATGTTTCGGAGGCAGAGTTCAATTATCTGCGTCAACTATTCCAGTTCAATGGTATTCCACACTATGAACTTGTTGAAAAAGATGGCAGCATATCCAAAGAGCGTTTAAGCAGTTACAATATCAGGAAATATCTGGATAATCATTTCGAAGGAAAAGCAGAATAG
- the gpmI gene encoding 2,3-bisphosphoglycerate-independent phosphoglycerate mutase, whose translation MSKKALLMILDGWGLGDQKKDDVIFNTPTPYWDYLMTTYPHSQLQASGENVGLPDGQMGNSEVGHLNIGAGRVVYQDLVKINRACADNSILKNPEVVSAFSYAKENGKSVHFMGLTSNGGVHSSLVHLFKLCDIAKEYNIDNTFIHCFMDGRDTDPKSGKGFIEELSAHCEKSAGKIASIIGRYYAMDRDKRWERVKEAYDLLVNGVGKKATDMVQAMQESYDEGVTDEFIKPIVNANCDGTIKEGDVVIFFNYRNDRAKELTVVLTQQDMPEAGMHTIPGLQYYCMTPYDASFKGVHILFDKENVSNTLGEYLASKGLSQLHIAETEKYAHVTFFFNGGRETPFDKEDRILVPSPKVATYDLKPEMSAFEVKDKLVAAINENKYDFIVVNFANGDMVGHTGIYEAIEKAVIAVDACVKDVIEAAKAQDYEAIIIADHGNADHALNEDGTPNTAHSLNPVPCVYVTENKAAKVENGRLADVAPTILKIMGLAAPAEMDGNVLIK comes from the coding sequence ATGAGTAAGAAAGCCCTTTTAATGATCCTCGATGGTTGGGGATTAGGTGACCAAAAGAAAGATGACGTAATCTTCAACACTCCCACTCCTTACTGGGATTATCTGATGACTACTTATCCTCACTCTCAACTTCAGGCAAGCGGTGAAAACGTAGGTTTGCCCGACGGGCAGATGGGTAACTCGGAAGTAGGTCACTTGAATATCGGTGCCGGACGCGTAGTTTATCAGGATTTGGTAAAAATCAATCGTGCATGTGCTGACAATAGCATCCTGAAAAATCCTGAAGTCGTTTCAGCTTTCTCTTATGCAAAAGAAAACGGGAAGAGTGTTCACTTTATGGGGCTGACTTCTAACGGTGGCGTACACAGCTCACTCGTTCATCTCTTCAAACTTTGCGATATCGCTAAAGAATATAACATCGACAATACATTTATCCACTGCTTCATGGATGGTCGTGACACTGACCCGAAGAGCGGTAAAGGCTTTATCGAAGAACTTTCTGCACACTGTGAGAAATCAGCAGGAAAGATTGCTTCTATCATTGGCCGTTATTACGCTATGGACCGTGACAAACGTTGGGAACGTGTAAAAGAAGCTTATGACCTGCTTGTAAACGGTGTAGGTAAGAAAGCTACTGATATGGTTCAGGCAATGCAGGAATCTTACGACGAAGGTGTTACAGATGAATTCATCAAACCGATTGTGAATGCCAACTGCGACGGAACAATCAAAGAAGGTGATGTAGTTATCTTCTTCAACTACCGTAACGACCGTGCCAAAGAGTTGACTGTTGTATTGACTCAACAAGATATGCCGGAAGCTGGCATGCATACCATTCCGGGGCTGCAATATTACTGTATGACTCCGTATGATGCATCTTTCAAGGGCGTTCATATCCTGTTCGACAAAGAAAACGTATCCAACACATTGGGCGAATATCTTGCTTCCAAAGGCTTGAGCCAACTTCATATCGCCGAAACAGAAAAATATGCGCACGTAACATTCTTCTTCAACGGTGGACGTGAAACTCCGTTCGACAAAGAAGATCGTATCCTTGTTCCTTCTCCCAAAGTGGCTACTTACGACTTGAAGCCGGAAATGAGTGCTTTCGAAGTAAAAGACAAATTGGTGGCTGCCATCAATGAGAACAAATATGATTTCATCGTAGTGAACTTTGCTAATGGTGACATGGTAGGTCATACCGGTATTTATGAAGCAATCGAGAAAGCTGTTATTGCTGTAGATGCTTGCGTGAAAGATGTAATCGAAGCTGCCAAAGCACAGGATTACGAAGCAATTATCATTGCCGATCATGGTAATGCTGACCACGCTCTGAACGAAGACGGTACTCCGAACACTGCTCACTCTTTGAACCCTGTTCCTTGTGTTTATGTAACAGAGAACAAAGCTGCGAAAGTAGAAAACGGTCGTCTGGCAGATGTTGCTCCGACTATTCTCAAGATTATGGGTCTGGCTGCTCCGGCTGAAATGGACGGAAACGTTTTGATTAAGTAA
- a CDS encoding DUF3109 family protein yields the protein MIQIGDVVVSLDVFQEKFLCDLGACKGACCIEGDAGAPVELDEVMELEEVLPVIWDELASEARAVIEKQGVVYTDQEGDLVTSIVNNKDCVFTCYDENGCCYCAIEKAYREGKTAFYKPVSCHLYPIRIGDYGPYKAVNYNRWDVCKAAVLLGKKENLPVYQFLKEPLIRKFGEEWYKELVTVAEELKKQQYI from the coding sequence ATGATACAAATAGGTGATGTAGTAGTGTCTCTTGATGTATTTCAGGAGAAGTTTCTTTGCGATCTGGGTGCCTGCAAGGGCGCTTGTTGCATTGAAGGTGATGCCGGTGCTCCGGTAGAGCTGGATGAGGTGATGGAGCTGGAAGAGGTTTTGCCGGTTATCTGGGACGAACTGGCTTCGGAAGCACGTGCGGTGATTGAAAAGCAAGGGGTGGTATATACGGATCAGGAAGGTGATTTGGTGACTTCTATTGTCAATAATAAGGACTGTGTGTTTACTTGTTATGATGAGAATGGTTGCTGCTATTGCGCGATCGAAAAGGCCTATCGAGAGGGAAAGACTGCCTTCTATAAACCGGTGTCCTGCCATCTTTATCCTATCCGGATTGGAGATTACGGACCTTATAAAGCGGTGAATTATAATCGTTGGGACGTATGCAAAGCAGCGGTTTTGCTGGGAAAAAAAGAGAATCTTCCCGTATATCAGTTTTTGAAAGAGCCTTTAATCCGTAAGTTCGGTGAAGAATGGTACAAAGAATTGGTTACTGTTGCCGAAGAACTGAAAAAGCAACAGTACATTTAA
- the gyrB gene encoding DNA topoisomerase (ATP-hydrolyzing) subunit B gives MSEEQITPNNGSYSADSIQVLEGLEAVRKRPAMYIGDISVKGLHHLVYEIVDNSIDEALAGYCDHIEVTINEDNSITVQDNGRGIPVDYHEKEKKSALEVAMTVLHAGGKFDKGSYKVSGGLHGVGMSCVNALSTHMTTQVFRDGKIYQQEYEIGKPLYSVKEVGTADITGTRQQFWPDNTIFTETVYDYKILASRLRELAYLNAGLRITLTDRRVVNEDGSFKGEQFYSEEGLREFVRFIESSREHLINDVIYLNSEKQGIPIEVAIMYNTGFSENVHSYVNNINTIEGGTHLAGFRRALTRTLKKYAEDSKMLEKVKVEISGDDFREGLTAVISVKVAEPQFEGQTKTKLGNNEVMGAVDQAVGEVLAYYLEEHPKEAKTIVDKVILAATARHAARKAREMVQRKSPMSGGGLPGKLADCSDKDPSKCELFLVEGDSAGGTAKQGRNRMFQAILPLRGKILNVEKAMYHKALESDEIRNIYTALGVTIGTDEDSKEANIQKLRYHKIIIMTDADVDGSHIDTLIMTFFFRYMPQIIQNGYLYIATPPLYLCKKGKVEEYCWTDAQRQKFIDTYGGGSENAIHTQRYKGLGEMNAQQLWETTMDPENRMLKQVNIDNAAEADYIFSMLMGEDVGPRREFIEENATYANIDT, from the coding sequence ATGAGCGAAGAACAAATCACTCCCAATAACGGGTCTTATTCTGCGGATAGCATCCAGGTATTGGAAGGTCTTGAAGCAGTAAGAAAACGCCCTGCGATGTACATTGGTGACATCAGCGTCAAGGGACTTCACCATTTGGTATACGAAATCGTTGACAACTCTATCGACGAAGCATTGGCCGGTTATTGCGACCATATCGAAGTAACAATCAACGAAGACAATTCAATCACAGTACAGGACAACGGACGCGGTATTCCGGTGGACTATCACGAGAAAGAAAAGAAGTCGGCACTGGAAGTTGCCATGACCGTACTGCATGCCGGAGGTAAATTCGACAAGGGTTCTTACAAGGTATCCGGAGGTTTGCACGGTGTAGGTATGTCTTGCGTAAACGCGCTGTCTACCCACATGACTACGCAAGTATTCCGCGATGGTAAAATCTATCAGCAGGAGTATGAGATCGGTAAACCGCTTTACTCTGTAAAAGAAGTCGGTACAGCCGACATCACTGGAACCCGCCAACAATTCTGGCCGGATAATACCATCTTTACAGAAACGGTATACGATTACAAGATTCTGGCTTCACGTCTGCGCGAATTGGCTTATCTGAACGCTGGTCTCCGCATCACCCTGACGGACCGTCGGGTTGTGAACGAGGACGGAAGCTTCAAGGGTGAGCAGTTTTATTCAGAAGAAGGTTTGAGAGAGTTTGTACGTTTTATCGAGTCTTCACGCGAGCACTTGATTAACGACGTTATCTATCTGAACTCGGAAAAACAGGGAATTCCTATTGAAGTGGCTATCATGTACAATACCGGATTCTCCGAAAACGTTCACTCATACGTTAACAATATCAACACTATCGAAGGTGGTACACACTTGGCAGGTTTCCGCCGTGCGCTGACCCGTACGTTGAAGAAATACGCCGAAGACAGCAAGATGCTGGAAAAGGTGAAGGTTGAAATCTCGGGAGATGACTTCCGTGAAGGTTTGACTGCCGTTATTTCTGTAAAAGTAGCTGAACCACAGTTTGAAGGACAGACTAAAACGAAGTTGGGTAACAACGAAGTGATGGGTGCTGTTGACCAAGCAGTGGGTGAAGTATTGGCATATTATCTGGAAGAACATCCGAAGGAAGCAAAAACGATTGTAGACAAGGTGATTCTCGCGGCTACCGCACGTCACGCAGCAAGAAAAGCCCGTGAAATGGTACAACGCAAATCGCCGATGTCGGGTGGTGGTCTGCCGGGTAAATTAGCCGACTGTTCGGATAAGGATCCTTCAAAATGTGAATTATTCCTTGTCGAGGGAGATTCGGCAGGTGGTACTGCCAAGCAGGGACGTAACCGTATGTTCCAGGCTATCCTCCCATTACGCGGTAAGATTCTGAATGTGGAAAAAGCCATGTATCACAAGGCTTTGGAAAGTGATGAAATCCGCAATATCTACACAGCTCTCGGTGTAACTATCGGAACTGACGAAGACAGCAAGGAAGCCAACATACAGAAGCTGCGCTATCATAAGATTATCATCATGACCGATGCCGACGTCGATGGTTCTCACATCGACACACTGATTATGACATTCTTCTTCCGCTATATGCCACAGATTATCCAGAATGGCTATTTGTACATCGCTACTCCCCCGCTCTACCTCTGCAAAAAAGGTAAAGTAGAAGAGTATTGCTGGACAGATGCACAGCGCCAGAAGTTTATTGACACTTACGGTGGCGGTTCGGAAAATGCAATTCATACACAGCGCTACAAAGGTTTGGGTGAAATGAACGCCCAGCAATTGTGGGAAACAACCATGGACCCCGAAAACCGTATGCTGAAACAAGTAAATATTGACAACGCCGCAGAAGCTGATTATATCTTCTCTATGTTGATGGGTGAAGATGTAGGGCCACGCCGCGAGTTTATTGAAGAGAATGCAACGTATGCAAATATCGATACATAA
- the rpsT gene encoding 30S ribosomal protein S20, translating to MANHKSSLKRIRQEETRRLHNRYYGKTMRNAVRKLRATTDKAEAVAMYPGITKMLDKLAKVNIIHKNKASNLKSKLALYINKLA from the coding sequence ATGGCAAATCATAAATCATCACTGAAAAGAATCAGACAAGAAGAGACAAGAAGACTTCACAACAGATATTATGGCAAAACCATGAGAAATGCTGTTAGAAAGCTTCGTGCAACTACTGATAAAGCAGAAGCAGTTGCAATGTACCCAGGCATTACAAAGATGTTGGATAAGTTGGCTAAAGTGAACATCATTCACAAAAACAAAGCTAGCAATCTGAAATCTAAGTTGGCTCTTTACATCAACAAGCTCGCTTAA
- a CDS encoding FimB/Mfa2 family fimbrial subunit, which produces MRPFLLYIISAIALFSSCNWVNDDLSDCPSGTWLKISYTYNILDVDAASTQVSDITILAFDKDDKYVDRVDVDSITLHQGYCMVRVPFPEGTYRLLIWGGTSNHMYQLPNLKAGQTERRSLNISLACDNKNQSNKKLNALFYSSLENITISQKYQVITANLVKDTNYFSCILQDEANAPLSQEDFSFTLESANGIIDYTNTPVGTTPVYYLPYQKEVAVMSEQTPVIHARLNTLRIMKGDQTTLSIKHIPSGQNILRLPLTQYLLLSKIYNDIGEMSDQEYLDRQDSYTLLFFIQPSDTGIPHICPRMQVNGWIIRLNNSELES; this is translated from the coding sequence ATGCGTCCATTTTTACTCTATATTATCAGTGCCATCGCCTTGTTCTCATCCTGCAACTGGGTGAACGACGACTTGTCAGACTGCCCTTCCGGGACTTGGCTGAAAATCTCGTATACCTATAATATACTAGATGTGGACGCTGCCTCCACACAAGTAAGCGACATTACCATCCTTGCTTTCGACAAGGATGATAAATATGTGGATCGAGTGGACGTAGACAGCATTACATTACATCAAGGCTACTGTATGGTAAGAGTACCGTTTCCCGAAGGAACTTATCGTTTGCTTATATGGGGAGGGACATCCAACCACATGTACCAGCTCCCTAATCTCAAAGCTGGACAAACGGAACGAAGGTCCCTGAATATATCATTGGCATGCGATAATAAGAATCAGTCGAACAAGAAACTGAATGCACTCTTTTACAGTAGCCTTGAAAATATTACTATTAGTCAAAAATATCAGGTTATTACCGCCAATTTAGTGAAAGATACTAATTATTTCTCATGCATTCTTCAAGATGAAGCAAATGCCCCTCTAAGCCAAGAGGACTTTTCCTTTACTCTGGAATCTGCCAACGGAATAATAGACTACACAAACACACCGGTCGGTACAACTCCAGTCTACTATCTTCCATACCAGAAGGAAGTGGCTGTAATGTCCGAGCAAACTCCGGTCATCCATGCGAGATTAAATACATTACGTATCATGAAAGGAGATCAGACAACCTTATCGATCAAACATATACCAAGCGGCCAGAACATTCTTCGTCTCCCACTCACTCAATATCTGTTGTTATCCAAGATCTACAATGATATAGGTGAAATGAGTGACCAGGAGTATCTCGACCGTCAGGACTCATATACGCTTTTGTTCTTTATCCAGCCATCAGATACCGGAATTCCGCATATATGCCCAAGAATGCAAGTTAACGGATGGATTATACGCCTGAACAACTCCGAACTGGAGTCTTAA